From Scomber japonicus isolate fScoJap1 chromosome 22, fScoJap1.pri, whole genome shotgun sequence, one genomic window encodes:
- the ajuba gene encoding LIM domain-containing protein ajuba — translation MDRPISKLLEKLKLTDSGSVKFNSSKKKHDTANNSNNSNANAGISGGSGGGSSLAPAPSSAAASPSRPGQFSLASATTSDACVPASGRGGGGGGGGGGGGGGGMGMPPSQLLTSPQTSSTGGVIPSDGEQQLHPSTLAPLRRRSPQQRASCYLGEGVDSHLRRESGLGPECDALGAFGSKASLNQRRYSLELQQLVRRQQLLSQPPPLSVPPPYPAAAGYGSAPRAGGLAETGYLSEPERHKRLSLQEALFYKRLSTGSELWESPRPASLSHPPHRPSDVTGGGVGGGGGGFFYPPGPTLSPCSSFSLQESVLVSPRSSFASSTASGGGGGSPMGSRCSSNRTSGISLGYDSRYSASGGLPPQQQSPSMQTGGSAAGYGAPGRPGVTPVEAWTQYLDGGMRPPAHDSRHSYPPAVGSPAAACYQAGPEWWEEQRAGGRGKEGGVMGGERASYSDLPGTRYQEELTRLLLRDAALEGDGLLEGLMLKEHSMALTALAKSGSTALGPSTAGGPSKTQESPGVGAGRETGENRQEFFGTCVKCGKGVYGADNACQALDSLYHTRCFTCVSCGRTLRNKDFYNVNGSVYCKEDYMFSGFQAAAEKCNVCGHLILEQILQALGNSYHPGCFRCVVCGKALDGVPFTVDQHSSIYCVADYNKTFAPKCAACLQPILPTEGSEEILRVVSMNKDYHFECYHCEECGKQLSDKPGSQCFPLDSHLLCHSCHMTRACATHNIPPHNTH, via the exons ATGGACAGGCCGATAAGCAAGTTATTAGAAAAGTTAAAGCTAACAGACTCGGGCAGTGTGAAATTCAACAGCTCCAAGAAGAAGCACGACACGGCCAACAACTCCAATAACAGCAACGCCAACGCTGGCATCTCCGGAGGCAGCGGTGGGGGCAGCAGTCTGGCACCAGCCCCCAGCTCTGCAGCTGCCTCGCCCTCCAGACCCGGCCAGTTCTCGCTTGCCTCTGCAACCACAAGCGATGCATGTGTTCCAGcgagtggaagaggaggaggtggaggaggaggaggaggaggaggaggtggtggaggaatGGGAATGCCCCCTTCACAGCTCCTTACCTCACCACAGACTTCCTCCACGGGTGGCGTGATACCATCAGATGGAGAGCAACAACTTCATCCTTCCACCTTGGCACCGTTGAGGCGCCGCTCCCCTCAGCAGCGTGCCTCCTGTTACCTTGGCGAGGGCGTGGATTCCCACCTGAGGCGTGAGTCCGGTTTGGGTCCAGAGTGTGATGCTCTGGGGGCGTTTGGCTCCAAGGCGTCTCTGAATCAGCGGCGCTACTCATTGGAGCTCCAGCAGCTGGTGAGAAGACAGCAGCTCCTCTCCCAGCCGCCGCCACTCTCAGTCCCCCCGCCGTACCCAGCCGCCGCCGGCTATGGCTCGGCTCCCCGGGCCGGCGGCCTGGCGGAGACCGGCTACCTGTCAGAGCCGGAGAGGCACAAGCGTCTCTCTCTCCAGGAGGCTCTGTTCTACAAGCGCCTCAGCACGGGCAGCGAACTGTGGGAGAGCCCGAGGCCGGCGTCCCTCTCTCACCCACCGCACCGTCCATCTGATGTGACGGGCGGAggggtaggaggaggaggaggaggcttcTTTTATCCCCCTGGACCAACTCTGAGCCCATGCTCGTCTTTCAGCCTCCAGGAGTCGGTCCTGGTCAGCCCCAGGTCCAGCTTCGCCTCCAGCACGGCCAGCGGGGGCGGAGGGGGGAGTCCTATGGGCAGCCGCTGCAGCAGCAACCGGACCAGCGGCATCAGCCTGGGCTACGACTCCCGCTACTCCGCCTCCGGGGGTCTTCCTCCACAGCAGCAGTCCCCCTCCATGCAGACAGGGGGGTCCGCAGCTGGGTACGGCGCTCCAGGAAGGCCCGGGGTGACACCTGTGGAGGCCTGGACTCAGTACTTGGACGGGGGGATGCGTCCTCCTGCCCACGACAGCCGACACTCGTACCCCCCTGCTGTAGGGAGTCCGGCGGCGGCTTGCTACCAGGCTGGTCCGGAGTGGTGGGAGGAGCAGCGGGCAGGTGGAAGAGGCAAAGAGGGAGGCGTGATGGGGGGAGAGAGGGCCAGCTACTCAGACCTGCCCGGGACCCGGTACCAGGAGGAGCTGACCCGACTCCTCCTGAGGGACGCGGCGCTGGAGGGGGACGGGCTCCTGGAGGGTCTGATGCTGAAGGAGCACTCCATGGCGCTGACGGCTCTGGCCAAATCGGGCTCCACGGCGCTGGGGCCTTCCACCGCTGGGGGGCCGAGCAAAACTCAGGAGAGCCCGGGAGTCGGCGCTGGAAGAGAGACGGGAGAGAACCGGCAGGAGTTCTTTG GAACCTGTGTGAAGTGTGGGAAAGGTGTGTACGGGGCGGATAATGCCTGTCAGGCTCTGGACAGCTTGTATCACACTCGATGCTTCACCTGTGTGTCCTGTG GACGCACCCTGAGAAACAAGGACTTCTACAATGTCAACGGCTCTGTGTACTGTAAAGAGGATTACATG TTTTCGGGATTCCAGGCTGCCGCTGAGAAGTGCAATGTGTGTGGCCACCTTATTCTCGAACAG ATCCTGCAGGCTCTCGGGAACTCCTACCACCCCGGCTGTTTCCGCTGCGTCGTGTGCGGCAAGGCTCTGGATGGGGTGCCTTTCACCGTGGACCAACACAGCAGCATCTACTGCGTCGCCGACTACAACAA GACTTTTGCCCCGAAGTGCGCTGCCTGTTTACAACCCATCTTACCTACTGAG GGCAGCGAGGAGATCCTCAGGGTCGTGTCCATGAACAAGGACTATCACTTCGAGTGCTACCACTGCGAG gagtGTGGCAAGCAGCTCTCCGATAAGCCCGGCTCGCAGTGCTTCCCCCTGGACTCTCATCTCCTCTGCCACTCCTGTCACATGACCAGAGCGTGCGCCACACACAACATTCCCcctcacaacacacactga